The genomic DNA actatgtgtatctactttgggtaaacaaatatatacacactcatatgtgttattatatgattgtttattgttttatttttaattcaaaatcatcaaatcacatgatgacatatataaatgtgtacatatttgtatattcaaaataggtagacatagttttattgttataaaaatagGTGTCAACCGTTTGGACACTTCATATATCTTTGTCCACTAGTCAAAGCACAAATAACTTCTTCCCTACCCAAAATGGGGTTTACTCAGTTGTTGAAAGTTCACATTGATCATCCTCTTTCCCTACCTCGCGATTGCATCAAAGAATGAAGTATAAACTTGGTTGTGGTCCAACGCTTGTTAATTGAACTGACCAGGCTAGAAGTCCAAAAGTTTTGGCCgaaaaagtgtatcaattcgGACCTGAACCAAGTTTGAACGCCAAAAGTATCatggaaaatgttatttaggcTAGCACTTGAACATATGTTGTTCAAGCTCGAATGACCAGAAACTAATCGCAGCCCAATAATGGTTGCTTTTTCAAAATGCTCAAGCTACCCAGTAAAACAACACCATCTTTTCCACCGGGTAAAAAGAACGCATTAACATTTGGTTCATTGACCACCAAAACCTCCCAATTCAAGCCATTTAAAGGAGCAGTCGCAGCTTTTAGCCCTCCCCCATGATCCTTCTTCCTAGCGTGCTTAACCAACTTATCATCAAGAAATTCATCTTCTTTACGCCAATCTCCCTCAAGATTCCTCCCTTCAACAGTCTCACACTAGGCCCTCAATGTTTCATGAGCTCTTCCCTCATGAACTCAGGAGAAGTATACCCCGTATCACTCCACACAGTCTCATGATGCAAGCTGAGGCGAATTCGTGAACAAGAACGTCACCGCATCACGTTATTACTAATACCGACGACTCCGTTTTAATCTCCAGCTAACTTGGCTTCTTCTCTTCTGCTCCAGATCGGTCTTTTGCGCCAAAACATTCCAGAAGTCAGTTCACTCTGTAACATCTCATGATTTAACCCTTTTACTAAATCCCGAATTGCATCATTCGACATCAATCCAATGCAATCATCCGAGATGAGAATCAAGAAAATGGTGTCGCATTACCAGTTCGAAGAACAAAAATAATGCAGCGGAACGGGAAGCCCCATAGATAGGAGCATAAATGGTGTCATATATCCAGATTTTATTTCGGGTCTGGGTTGAATAAGCTGGGCTCGGTCCATTAGGCCCGATTGAAATGACGTCGTATTGTAAACCGTGTTGAAATACAAAATGAAATGCACGTGTGCGTTATGAAAAGGGAACCGTCGTCCTCTCCTGTCGTTAAGATTCAAAGATTCAAGAGCGGAAAGGAGGATAAGTTAGGGTTTATCTGATCATCAACATCTTGAGGATCTATTTTCACTTCCTCAATCATCTGTCGTAAGTTCGCCAATTCAGCTATTAAATCTCACTGTCGATTTcgcttctatttttttttattcttctttcgAAATACAACTTAGGGTTTGTTTATTTCTGTAATGTAAACAAATTTTGCTATTATGAAACATTTCTTCAAACAGCTTGCATGCTTTCTCTTACTTTTATTTACGTTTAAATGCTGTTAacttatgttatattatgtcATGCCTTAGTTTTAGACTCCGAGATGACTAGTAATACGTTAGATAAGGAGAACGAAGAACCTGCACAAGGTGTGCCTGTTTCTTCTAATAATGAAGGACAAAATTCCATCAATCCACAAGTTGAAGCTTCTCGCCCTGTGCCCTTGGCTGTCGAAGTGACTAACCCTGTTCTCCCTGAGGATCAGCATCCTCTAAATGGTACCAACACAGCTACTGATGCTAACAACTTTGAAAAAGAGTCCACTTCACATAAAGAATTATCAACCTGTGTTGCTTTAGGAGCCACTGGAGGATCAGACAAGCCTGATATTCAACTGCCTCATGTTGTTGTCAAAGCTGAGTCCAATGAAGCGCCTGGTGATAAACCCCAAGATCAAGTTAATGAAGTTCCTGATATAAAAACTTTAGCTCACGCCAATGAAGTTCCTGATGCTAAAACCGAAGTTGAAACCAATGAAGTTCCTGTTACTGTAACCCTAGTTGAAACTACTGAAATTCCTAATAGTATCAACACCGTTTCCACAAACTCTGAAGCCCCAAACAACGCCTTTCCGACTAGTTCTGAGCCCCCTAAAAACACCATTTCCATTAATTCTGAACTCTCTGTCTACACTGTTTCCTCAAATTCGGAGACCCCTGCAAATCCTGAGGCTGAACGTTCTTCCCAGGCACtgcaaactaaatttgaacctGCTACACCTAAGCCTGATGTGGTTTCTGCTGACATAAAACCTGATAATGCAAATAGCACAGAAATCAAAAGTGAAGTCAAGAAAATAGAGTTGTCTACACCCACAGCAAATGAGAACTCCAACTCAACATATTCATTTCTCTTAGATGATAATTATGAGGGTAGTGAATCAGGGACTGAGGAGGAGCAATCTGCATTCATGAAGGaacttgaaaaattttttaggGAGAGGAGCATGGAATTTAAGCCTCCTAAGTTCTATGGAGAGGGATTGAATTGTCTAAAGTAAGTTCCTACCAACTCTTACTTccataaattgtttttttatatatcaatttcaatatcGCCAATTTAGACATTTCTATTTTGGGgttaatgtaaatatttatgggAATATAGGTTGTGGAGAGCTGTGACTAGATTGGGTGGCTATGACAAGGTATGCACTGtaacttttatttcatttcactGGCATTTAgtaatttgttgttgtttttgtgttggtcaattttataattttatgatttaggATATTGATTGAAACATTGCAAATGAGTAGTTTAGCCACTGTTTACAACATTAACCTTTAGGCTTACTGGTATTAGATACTTAGATTGTCAATAGGTCTCACTTCAAGTAACCATGTCATGCTATATGTTGATATACAAATAGCAGCTTCCTTGATGTAGTAAcaatattaatctttttttaaagagTCTTTTTTGCATTCATTTTCATGTTATGTgctctcttttttaattattacattgGGAAGCAATTAGTTTTTGCACagaaatcaattcaaaattagaaaTCCTAGAACAAGGAAATTAGAAAAACCTGTGTACgacacaattaaaaattaagataaggAAATCATCTTTTAGttgttttgccttttttttttttttcgcttttCCTAGGCTTTATGTTAGATTTTTCACTGTTAATACAAAAACATTATTACTATTAATGGCAGACCCATTTTCTCAGTTTTCATTtctcagtttaaaaaattgataatgaaTGCATGCTTAAATTTGGAAACAGAATATCAAgtttcttatttcattttcaaattcatttttaagaACAATAACtgtaaaattaatattgaacACCACCTAAGTTGTGTGCATcagaattatttttaagtatggCTCAAGCTCATTGATTTTTGGTATTAATTAGTCTGTGTTGAATGCTCATTTGATATTCCAACATGCATATGCACTTTTCAAGATAAAAACTTATATGGATTATGTTGTGTGAAGAATAGGAACTTTAATAATGAATTACATGGTATTATTATGCTTTGTAAGTAAGGTTGTTGGCAATTAAAAATGACCTGTggcatttttataaataagtttagaTATCTTCTTTCCTCGGTTGAGAATGGAGATTAATTTTACTATGAGGTTTCAAGAATTTAATGATGTATTTACTAGGTTTCATCTTTCATgctaaagataatttttattaaaaacattgtCTTGTCTGTCACAATGATTAATTGTGTTATTAGTTTCGTTGAATTGCTTGCTGAGGTATGTGATAATATTTGCCCTGACCACTATAGTATATTGTAGGAATTGATTTTCCTCCTTTTAATGCAAATGCATAATTTAGTCAAATTCTGTATAGAATAACTGGCTTCTGATCGTGGATAGGTTACTTCATGTAAATTATGGCGGCAAGTGGGAGAGTCCTTCAAACCCCCAAAGTAAGGAGCTGAATATGGTCTTGCTTTTAAATCTTGTTTTTGGCTTTCGTATGTGGATTCTATTGTGCAAGTAAATACAAGGTCTTGCTTTAAATCTTCattatttggattttatacACTGACTCCATTATGTAAACAAATATGGCAAATAGCTCTTCTTATCTTTGTGTCAAGAGCAAGGAGTATTTTTGTAagaaaattgattgattgttCGATGTTAAACACATTAGCTGTAAATCATTGATGAATATGAGACTTTTGGCTCAATCAAGTGTACTTTGTATACACTCCATCCACTGGTTGGAGCATGTCTCTATTACTAAAGCACTCAGCCCATCTactaatcatattttttcctcCTTTTCTATCGCTGTGCAGGACATGTACAACAGTTTCATGGACATTTCGAGGTTTCTATGAGAAGGTGATCTTAAAGTCATGAATTGTATTGGACTATGTTATAAATGCTTACATTTTTGCATTTTATTGTAATTCTTATATTGCAATTACTTCACATCTTTCTGGGGGTGTTCTGGGGCAAACTATTCTTTACTGCTTGTTTACTTTCTTTTAGCTGCAATATTTTAAAAGCTTTCTTTCAGCTTCATACacttattgtttatatattacttTAGGCACTTCTTGATTACGAGAGGCACAAGACATGTGGTGGTGAACTTAGTTTCACCGTAGCTTCTCAATCAGAGCCTATGAATATGAATATTGATAATCAggtaaaataaactaaattcaTGAAGTACTGTGTGATTTTCCTATTTGATTGTAGTTGGCACATATTATGTCTCTCTATctcatgaaaatatttaaatttatgagaaaaGGTGATTTGTTAATGTTCTGATCCATGGGAAATGGTTCTCATTTTAGTCTAACTATTTCTAGTTCACCAATCTTTGCATAATTTATATTCTCCTGGAAAGGTAATATGTATGAAGACTGAAGAGTTAAATATAATGTTAGAAATTCACAAAAAAGAGCCTATGGTTGGGTTCAGGATATGTCAACGTTTTTGGCTAAAGAACTGTGTGTCTAATGGTCAAGGCTCATTATTTTCCCTTGGCTACATGTAAATCTTCTCATTTTTCTCAGATTTCCGTTGTATAGTCGAgatttgcaaaataaataaaaagaactgTTTAATTGGCTGGTgtgaaaatatttcaaatagaaaaaatagtTATGCTGAGGATGAATCCTGGTCGGCTAGTATTCAAACAGGTCCAAAATTATGTAACTGGGAAGCTTCTTGTTAAAGCCATTTTATCTAtgaaataacataataatgCCTTGACCTTTTTCAATTCTTACCTTGAGAGCCTGTTGGGGTAAACTGGATTGCAACAGATTCTGCTACTACTGCTCACAACTCTCTCTATTTGActattgttttcattatttgtgCATGCTTGTGGTAATTAGGCTTCAGGATCTGGCAGAGCAAGGAGGGATGCTGCTGCCCGTGCCATGCAGGGATGGCACTCACAACGTGTTCTTGGTAATGGTGAAGTCAGTGACCCTATAATTAAGGTCTGGCAATTTCAACTCTTacaaaaataacattcaatatcatttttatttgcaTTTGTCTTCTTCTCATCATATTATGTTGATgctattaatttgtaatatgtAGGATAAAAACGCTATGTCCGTGCAAAAGCGTGAAAAGCAGCTTGGTATGGTCTTCCAACAGAATAATCATTATTGAAGTGTTGTGGTTGACAAATTATCTTATCTTGCCTATTGGATCAGGTTTACTTAAACGCAAGAAACCATCATACATTGAACAACCTGTGAAAGCTGCTCGCACCAAACCATCTAAGCCACAGTTGAGGCTCAGTCACATGTTTTTTTGGTTTTACCTATGAATATTTAAGTGTTTGTAGGAGGTGTCAATAGTGATACTTGTTAAAATCTCACTGAATCTGgtgaatttattttctttttgttcctCATTTGTCATTGCTAGATTGGACATAGCAATAGTTGATATTGGACAGCCGGCCGATTGGGTGAAAATCAATGTACAGAAGACTGTAAGTTTATATTGCTCTTGATTTaacccgaaaaaaaaaaaaggataatttctttattttaaagtttctaATCTTTGGAAGCGAATTTAATGTCACAGAAAGATTGTTTTGAGGTTTATGCATTAGTACCAGGGCTACTCCGTGAAGAGGTTAGTGTTTGTACTCAACCATATGTGTCGTCTTCCCTATTGCTTGATTATATTCTGTTCCACCATGATGCCCTATGGATATAATGTTTTAGAAGCTGTTTTGTAATTATGAGCCAAAAGTTTCTCAAAATTTTTCCTTAAGGTCTGCTGGGTGGTTGTGTAGGTTGGTGATTGCCAATTGCTTACAATTGATGTGTTTAATCGTTATTCAGTATTGGCTTTACTGATGTCTTTAGTGCGTACAACTGATTGCcagttgctttattttttttttcttgtaccAATTATGAAGTCATGGCCTCCTAATAAGGTGGTGCTATTTATCTTGTTGTCTTTCCTTAATGTTCTTGTGGGCTTCCAGTTTACTCCATTGTAAAATGATACTTGCTtgataaaattgtttgtttcttaataataagttgatatattatatgtctTGTTTGGTAAACTCAGGTGCGTGTTCAATCAGATCCTGCTGGACGGCTGGTTATAAGTGGTGAACCTGAGCATCCCGATAACCCTTGGGGTGTCACGCCCTTCAAAAAGGTGTTCATCTGTTTGAcaacaattattaaataatgtattttgattattgagAATATCTCATGATTTTCAGAGGATAGATTGTGCACACCACATAAAG from Mangifera indica cultivar Alphonso chromosome 16, CATAS_Mindica_2.1, whole genome shotgun sequence includes the following:
- the LOC123199347 gene encoding AT-rich interactive domain-containing protein 6-like, whose translation is MTSNTLDKENEEPAQGVPVSSNNEGQNSINPQVEASRPVPLAVEVTNPVLPEDQHPLNGTNTATDANNFEKESTSHKELSTCVALGATGGSDKPDIQLPHVVVKAESNEAPGDKPQDQVNEVPDIKTLAHANEVPDAKTEVETNEVPVTVTLVETTEIPNSINTVSTNSEAPNNAFPTSSEPPKNTISINSELSVYTVSSNSETPANPEAERSSQALQTKFEPATPKPDVVSADIKPDNANSTEIKSEVKKIELSTPTANENSNSTYSFLLDDNYEGSESGTEEEQSAFMKELEKFFRERSMEFKPPKFYGEGLNCLKLWRAVTRLGGYDKVTSCKLWRQVGESFKPPKTCTTVSWTFRGFYEKALLDYERHKTCGGELSFTVASQSEPMNMNIDNQASGSGRARRDAAARAMQGWHSQRVLGNGEVSDPIIKDKNAMSVQKREKQLGLLKRKKPSYIEQPVKAARTKPSKPQLDIAIVDIGQPADWVKINVQKTKDCFEVYALVPGLLREEVRVQSDPAGRLVISGEPEHPDNPWGVTPFKKVVSLPARIDPHQTSAVVTLHGQLFVRVPFEPSD